In Silene latifolia isolate original U9 population chromosome X, ASM4854445v1, whole genome shotgun sequence, the following proteins share a genomic window:
- the LOC141618480 gene encoding uncharacterized protein LOC141618480, translated as MHKLGIIEDATCHLCRNEVETMDHLFFRCYYSRRLLNLLGEKLGLALPHSDSVQWRLQMIGSQNRKNMVNAIYNACLYAVWQQRNLYKHETVLARPEKIIQAILMDLKYQFRDYIKNPIEARDKLLYSKVDNGG; from the coding sequence ATGCACAAATTGGGGATAATTGAAGATGCTACCTGCCATCTTTGTCGAAATGAAGTGGAAACCATGGATCATCTCTTTTTTCGCTGCTATTACAGTAGACGACTCCTTAACCTTCTGGGGGAGAAACTTGGTCTCGCTCTTCCTCACAGTGACTCGGTTCAATGGAGGCTTCAAATGATAGGATCACAAAATCGGAAAAATATGGTCAATGCGATTTACAACGCTTGTTTGTATGCTGTCTGGCAACAACGGAACTTGTACAAGCATGAAACCGTTCTCGCTAGACCGGAGAAGATCATTCAAGCCATTTTAATGGATCTGAAATATCAATTCCGGGACTACATCAAGAATCCAATCGAAGCCAGGGACAAATTACTCTATTCTAAGGTGGATAATGGGGGATGa